The window GAAGGACGCGCTCCTTCGCCATCCCTGGCCGGAATACGATCCTGCGCTCGCCAAAGAGGACGAGATCACCTACGCAGTGCAGATCAACGGCAAGCTTCGTAGCCACGTGTCCGTCCCCGCGGACAGCCCGGAAGACTTGGTCCTGGATCGCGTGCTGGCCGACGAGAAAACCCGCGCCGTTCTGGAAGGCAAGGAAATTGTGAAGAAGATCGTGGTGCCGGGCAAGCTGGTCAACCTGGTGGTGAAGTAGCGGATAGAAGCTAGTGGCTACTCCCAACCCCATCACCGCTGGACCTCGCGCTGTGTTGCACGATCCGGTGGTCTTCCTGTTGGAGTTGCTGTGGCGCTGGTGTTTTGGCGGCGTAGCGTTTGCGGTGTTGTTCGCATCGGCCTTGGCGCTCTCCAACGGCGTCACAGTCACTGCCGCTGACTCCGTCGGCTTGCGCAGCCATGACGCCCTGCAAGTCACGCTGGCGCTTCGCCATACGCTGGCGATCATGCCCGCGCGGCTTTTGATCACGGCCCTGGCCGTGCTGCTCTTTGTCACCCTGCTGTGGACGCTCCTCGGCGCCGCCGGCCGTGCGCTGTTGCTGAGCCGCACCGCGCCGGACAAGCGGCCATTTCGCTTTCGCAGCATTCTGGTGGTCCAAGGCTGGCGGGCTGCGTTCGCGTGGCTGGCGATTCTGGCCATGATCACGTTGATCGCAGTGGCTGCGGGAATCGCCGGCAGCAAAAAAGACCCAGATCCATTTTTCTTCTACCTGGTGGGGATGGTTTCCTCTCTCTTTATCGCGGTGTTCTGGGCGGCGATCAACTGGTATCTGTCGTTGGCGACCATCTTCTGCTATGCCGGCACGCGCGCGCGCGGCGCGGTCCGCGAGACCATCGGCTGGGTGCACGTTCGCGCCGCTGACCTGGGCGGCATCAGCGGAATCTTCGTCCTGGTCCGTCTGGCTTTCGTCGCCCTCACTGTAATCTTGCTGTTCTTGCCTTCAGGGATACTGGCGGCTTCGCCGCGTGCGTCTTTCCTGTGGATGTCTGTAGTGGCCCTTCTGTATTTTGGCTTCTCCGATTTCCTCAACATCGCGCGGCTGCTCTCCTACATGTCGGTGGAGGATGCCGTCGCGGAAGAGATCATTGAGGCCTCTGGGCGCCACCCGGGAGAATCCAAGCGCCGCCCGCCGCGTTTCTAAAAGTCTTCTTGGCCCTTTACACCTGCGCGTGAATCAGAGAAAATCATTCGTGGAAGAACAATCCATTGTCATCCTCGACTTTGGCTCGCAATACACGCAGCTGATTGCGCGCCGCATACGCGAACTGAAAGTTTTCTCCGCGGTCCTGCCCTGCACGGCAACTCTGGAAGAAGTTAAGAGCTACAAGCCTGCCGGCATCATCCTGAGCGGCGGACCCTCGTCCGTTTACGACGCGGACGCCCCGCCCGCCGACGAACGCATCCTCGCCCAGGGGCTCCCCGTGCTCGGAATCTGTTACGGGCTGCACTACATCACGCACAAGCTGGGCGGCAAGATCGTCCCCGGCCCCAAGCGTGAATACGGCCATGCCGAAATCGCGGTTTCCGGCGACTCTCGCCTCTTCCGCACCCTGCCCTCGACGATGAATGTCTGGATGTCGCACGGCGACGAAGCCAAGGCCTTGCCGCCGGGGTTCAGCGTGGTGGCCAAGTCCAGCAACGCGCTGGCGGCCATGCAGGATGAGTCGCGACGCATATGGGCCGTGCAGTTTCATCCGGAAGTCCACCACACCAAACAGGGAATTGATCTGCTGCGGAACTTTGTTTATGAAATCTGTGGCGCGCGCGGCGACTGGACCCCGCAGCATTTCATTGATGAAACCATTCGCCAGGTGCGCGCCACTGTGGGCGAACAAGGCAGGGCCATCTGCGCGCTCTCCGGCGGCGTGGACTCCGCCGTGGCCGCCACGCTGGTGGACAAAGCCATTGGCCGGCGATTGCTCTGCATCTTCGTTAACAACGGCGTGCTGCGCAAGAACGAGTTCCAGAAAGTCCAGCAGAACCTGCGCGACAAGCTCGGCTTGAACCTTGACGCCGTGGATTCCACCAAACTCTTCCTGGACAAGCTGGCCGGCGTCACCGACCCGGAAACCAAGCGCAAAATCATCGGCAACACCTTCATTGAAGTCTTTGACCAGGAAGCGCACCGCGTGGAAAAAGACTTTGGCAAAGTTGACTTCCTGGTGCAGGGCACGCTGTACCCGGACGTGATTGAATCGCGCAGCGTGCGCGGCCCCTCGCAGACCATCAAGACCCACCACAACGTGGGCGGTCTGCCGGAAACCATGAAACTCAAGCTCATTGAACCTTTAAAGGATTTGTTTAAGGATGAGGTGCGAAATATCGGCAGGGAAATGGGTATGCCGGAGGAGATATTGCAGCGCCAGCCCTTCCCCGGACCCGGTCTTGCCGTGCGGATTCTGGGTGAAGTCACGCCCGAGCGCATCGCGCTGCTCCAGGAAGCCGATGACATCGTGGTGAATGAGATTCGCCGCGCCGGACTCTACGCCCAGATCTGGCAGTCGTTCGCCGTGCTGCTGCCGGTGATGTCGGTGGGCGTAATGGGCGACCAGCGCACTTACGCTTACACCTGCGCCATCCGCGCCGTGCATTCGGAAGACGGCATGACCGCGGACTGGGTGCCGCTGCCGTACGACGTTCTCAAGCGAATCTCCAACCGCATCGTGAACGAGGTGCGCGGCATCAACCGCGTGGTCTATGATGTGACTTCCAAACCACCGGGGACGATTGAGTGGGAGTGATGCGCTTTGGCCGATTTATCCCAGCAGAGCTTGTTTGAGCAGATCAATGACGTCCGCCAGCGCGCCACGTGGGTCGTCGAGCGGCGGACGCCGGAGAAGCTCACGCAGCGCCCTGATCCCAGCAGGTGGTCCATTGCCGAGTGCGTCGGGCACCTCAACATCGTGATGGACGACTACCAGCCGCTGATTACTGCGGCAATTGAGCATGCGCGCAAAGAAAACCTGATCGGCAAAGGCCCGTTCAACCTGGGCATCATGGGCCGTTTCATGGTCAAGACCATGGAGCCGCCAGTGAAAAGGAAATTCAAAGCGGTGCCGCGCTTGGCCCATCCTGTTCCGGTGGGCGACGGAAGCAAGCTGCTGGAAGGTTTTCTTGCCCGGCAGGACGAACTCGAAAAGCTGGTCCGTCAGGCGGAAGGGCTCAATCAGGAAAAGATCAAGATCCAATCGCCGTACGCGTGGTGGCTGCGCTTGCGGTTGTGCGCGGTTTTTGCTTTCATTCTTGCTCATGAGCGCCGCCACATTGACCAGGCGGAAGCAGTTTGCAGGGTAGTTGCGCCCGGCTGACAGAAAACTCCCGGATGGTGAACACTCTGCGGCGCAGAGTGCAGATTTGAAAACAGGTAAACTCCGATGCAAATGGACGCAACGCAGCTCTCCCAGGAAGTAAACGACTGTCGCCGCCGTGCCGAACAACTCGTCAACGGCATGTTGCCAGAGCAGCTGACGAAACGAGCTGATCCCGCCAAGTGGTCGGTGGCCGAGTGCCTTGCCCACCTGAATCTCACGGCGAAAGTGGTGCAGAAGATCGTGCGAAAAGGCGTGGCGCAGTCGCGCGCGCAATCGAATAGAAGCAAGGCCAGCCAGGGACCGTTCCCTTTAGGTGCTCGCGGCCGCCTGCTGATCTGGATCGCCGAACCGCCGCCCAAGTTCCGCATCCCCGCGCCCAAGAGCATTGCTCCACCGCAGGCGATTGATGATCCCACACAACTTCTGCCGGAATTCATGCGCGCCCAGGATGAATGGGAAAGCCTGATGAAAGACGCCGAAGGCCTGGATCTCTCCCGCATCACCCTGGGGAATTTCCTCTCCCCGTTCCGCTGCCGGATGAGCGGCGGCATGTTGTGGATGATGGCCCACCAGCGCCGCCATTTGTGGCAGGCCGAGAACGTGAAGAAACAAATCACCGGCGCGTAGCGCGCAGGTTTACTTTCCTCGCTGATTCAGGCTGCCGGTAATCGCCGTAACCAGCTTCCGCGGGCTGAAGCGGACGCTTTGCGCCAGCGCCCAATTCTTCACGCCGGTGATCACCAGCGTCCGGCCTTTCAGCATGGCGTGGTAGCCTTTGCGAGCTACTTCCTCTGAGCGCATTCTGCCTAACTTGAACAGCCGTGATTTCTCCATGTCCGCGCGCGCGGCAAACTCCGTGGCCGTTGCCCCGGGACACAAGCAAGTCACGGTAATGCCGGTGCCCTTCAGTTCGTTCGCGATGGCCTCTGAGAAAGAGATCACATAGGCCTTGGTCGCATAGTAGACGGCCATGAACGGGCCGGGCTGGAATCCGGCGGTGGAGGCCACGTTCATGATGCGTCCCTGCTTGCGTTCCAGCATTCCCGGCAGCGCCAGCTTGGTCAGATGGGTTAGCGCGGTGATGTTAACCTGGATCATCTGCTGTTCGTCTTCAAGATGCGTATCTTTAAACTCGCCACAAGCCCCGAATCCCGCGTTGTTGATAAGCGCGTCCACCTGGAGGCCGCGCCGCGTAATCTCCTTCCACAGCTCAAGCGGAGTTTCGCTTCGTGCGAGGTCGCCGGCGATGGCGTGCACGCGATTGCCATGCTGCGCTTGCAACTCCTGCGCAATCTCTTCCAGTTTGCTCTGGTTGCGGGCGGTGATGATCAAATCAAAGTCCGGCGCCATCAGCCGCGCCAGATCCAGCCCGATTCCGCTGGAAGCTCCGGTGATGAGCGCGACCGGCAGCCGGTCTTTGGTATTGAGCGCGCCGGCATAAGCAGGGATGACCATGGGTTCCTCCGGGGAAAAGCGACACTCTAACAGATGCCAGCGCGATGGGGAGGACGCGAAGGCAGTGCCTGTCGCGGCAAACTGGAATCGAACAAACGCGGCCGGCTACTCCGGGTCAGCCACCCGGCCGATAAACAGCACTGATCCTGTTGCTTTGTCGGTGATCCAGAAACAGAACGGCCGGTCAGCGATGAACTCAAACGGTTTGGGAGGTTTCCATCCCATGGCTGCACCTGCAGGCATCCCGATCGCCAGCACGCTGGCGGCTTCCGCGCCTTTTTCGTCCACAGAGATCGTGTTGTTCTGCAGGACTTGACCCACCTGGGCCCCCTGGGGATGGGTCACCGCAGGCCGTAGCGAATCAAAGGAATCAAACAGCCGGTTCAAGCCCAACTTTCTCAAAACAGGAATAAACTCGCCGTCATAACGCAGCTTGAACCGGGGAATCTTCACCAGGCCCGTACGCTTCGCGAAAGGCTGGATCGTAATCCAATCGCCCTTCAGCACCTGATGCTCAATCTCCGTTAAAGATGGATGGCTGATCATTCCGGGCTTCGGTAAAAGGAAGAACATCGTGGCAAACGTGAATTCCAGCGCCACTGCGTGAAAGTTCTTGCCTTCGTAGTACGGGTATTCTCCCCGTTGGCTCATCATGGGGACTTTGTGCGACTTGGCGCCCTCCGGATGAAAATCTTCGGGCTGGGTCCTTGCCTCGTCAAATGGATTTTTCCATTGGCCCTTGAAATAAGTGGCGGAGAGCAGAGCGAAGTCTGTTTTCCCCAGCCGCATGTCCACCAGTTCGTGGGTCTTTTCCCGCGACCAGCGGGAAACTCTGTCCGGCAACTCCGCCCGTGGGACGGACGCAATCTCCGTGGAGTAGTAGCGATGCCCTGCATCGAGAAAAGCGGGTGCAAAAGACAAGGGAAGCGAGACCCACAGAGAATTCGCCAGGACAAAACTTTCTCCGCTGCCAGCGCTGAGCTTTTCCAGCGCCTTCTGCAGCGCCTGGGTCTGTTGATTGATCTCGGAGAGATTCATGGAGGCCAGATGCGTGAACTCGAGAATTTCCTTTTGCGTCGCCGCATCAGCCCCGTTCAGCAGCAAGGCAAACGCGATGGAAAAGGGCAGCGGCGCCAACACTAGGTTGCCGGACTGCTCTTGGGCCACCGCGCCATAGAGCGCGAACGCCGATTTGACGCTGGCTTCAGAAACTTGAGACATAGGTGTTCCGGCCGAACGCTGGTAATCGTAACTCGCCGGCACTCTCCCTACCAAAACAGGCTTGGTTCTTGGGGCCCGGCTCGTGATTCAGGGGAAAATCATATATGTATTGATAATACATCAATTCTTGGTAATAATGTTCTTGGAGGGAAATTATGAGTCCTGTTTCTTCGCAGACGGAAGTAAAAGTGGCCGATGAGGTTTGGATTGCCACGGCTTTGCTTCATCGGCAACACCCTGAAAAGCCAGACTTTACGTTGGACGAAATCGTCGAACGCGCTAGAAAAGAAGGCTTGAGCAAGCCCCTTCGGCCTGGCGTGTACGTCCATGTTGCCCAACATTGCGTGGCGAACCGGCCACCCAACCCAGGGCGCTACAGGATGCTTCTTGAAACCTCATCAGGGCGCCGTCGCCTATTCCGCAAGGGTGATTCGTATCATCCCGAACGGGAAGGGGGAAAGACAACTCCCAAAAGGGAAGACATGCCGCACGGGTATGAGGGCTTGTTGACTTGGTATGAAGGCTGGTGCTCCGTTTCGGCTGGCAAGGCGATCCAAGCGGACCCGCTGCTCTGCTTGCAAGGATCAGGCAAAAAGCTTTGGGCCGATGAGCACGCCGATGACTACGTGCGCCGCCTCCGCGAGGGATGGGAATGAGCCGGGTATTTTGGGACACGAATTTGTTCATCTATTTGTTTGAGAACTACGGTCCATTCTCGCAAGCCGCAGCTGCCCTTCGTGCAAGGATGCTGACGCGGGGTGATCAGCTTTTGACCTCGGCGCTCACATTGGGTGAGGTGCTGGTGAAACCCTTGGAAATGAACGACTATGTCCTCTGCGCGAAATACGAGCATGCTTTTGCGACCTCACTGATTACGCTTCCATTCGAGGTGAAAGCCGCAAGAATCTACGCTTCGCTCCGCTCCGACCGATCTCTTCGAGCTCCCGACGCCATCCAACTCGCATGTGCAGCCAGCGCCGGAGTAGATTTGTTTGTTACGAATGACGCGCGCCTGCAAGGGAAGCAAGTCGCTGGAATCCAGTTCATTGTGCCTCTGGACCGCGTGCCGATCTGACCTGCAAAACAAAAAGCGCAGCAGCCGCGCCCCGCTGGATGAAATTCTGGATGCGCTCTTACGGTATGGTCACCGTTGGATCCAGATAAACATCCTGGATGGCGTTCAGCAGAGCCACGCCCTCCTTCATCGGACGCTGAAACGCTTTGCGGCCGCTGATCAATCCCATTCCGCCGGCGCGTTTGTTGATTACGGCCGTGGTAACCGCTTCGGCAAGATCGTTGCTGCCTGAGGCGCCGCCGCTGTTGATCAGACCCATGCGTCCCATGTAGCAGTTCGCCACCTGGTAACGGCAGAGATCAATAGGATGGTCGGTTGCCAGGTCGTCATACATGCGTTTGTCGAATTTGCCGTAACTTGTTCCCTTGGGGTTCATCGCGACATAGCCGCCGTTGTTCTCCGGCAGTTTCTGCTTGATGATGTCGGCCTGTATGGTCACGCCCAGATGGTTGGCCTGGCCGGTGAGGTCGGCGGACACGTGATAGTCCTTGTCCTGCTTAAATGAGGAATTGCGCAGATAACACCACAAGACCGTGGCCATCCCCATTTCATGAGCCGCAGCAAAAGCCTGGCTGACATCCACAATCTGCCGTGCACTCTCCAGGGACCCAAAATAGATGGTTGCTCCAACGGCCGCGGCGCCCATGTCCAATGCCTGCTTCACGGTGCCAAACATGACTTGATCGAAGCGATTGGGGTAGGTGAGAAGTTCGTTATGATTGAGTTTGACGATGAATGGAATTTTGTGCGCGTAAGCTCTGGACACCGCGCCTAATACTCCGAAGGTAGACGCCACAGCATTGCAGCCGCCTTCGATTGCCAACTCGATGATTTTTTCTGGATCGAAGTAGTCAGGATTTTTCGCAAAGCTGGCTCCCCCCGAATGTTCAATCCCCTGGTCCACCGGCAGAATGGAAAGGTATCCCGTGTCGGCAAGGCGCCCATGGCCGATGATGCGTTGCAAATTCACCAGCACGCGGTTGTTGCGGTCCGTTGGCCGGTAGATTCGGTCCACCGTGTCCGGACCCGGCAGATGCAAACGCTGCCTGGAGATCTTGGGCTTGGAATAACCTAGGAAGTATTCAGCCTTATCGCCCAGATGCTGTTCTGTCGTTCCTACCGATGCAGTGTTTACGGTTGCCATTGTGCTGCTCCAGTCTGTCAAAAATCTGTGAAAGCGTAAACGAACCGACCTGCCCTGTCAATCCCGCGTGCTCCGTAAGTACTTGAAAATGCTAACCTACAGCGCTTTGCCCGGCGCTGCTGGGCAGCATCCAGATGGCCCCTGCAACTTAAGTCGCCCGCCAGTCTCTATCCAGTACGCTCTGTTTAAGATGCCTGGTTGGCAAGAAACGACTCGCTGCACTCCGCAGAAATTCTTGACTCTCACTGCCGCAGCGGAAGTTGCGCCAGAATGCTGCGCTGCTTGGCGATCAACGATTCAATCCCCTTGGCGGCGTAGTCCATCATCTTCTTTAGCTGGCTCTCATCAAAGGGATGCTGCTCAGCCGTGGCCTGGATTTCGACGATCTTGTGCGCGCCGGTCATCACAAAGTTCAGGTCCACATCGGCCTGGGAGTCTTCCTCATAGCAAAGGTCCAGGAGAATGGAGCCTTCAACAACACCTACACTGACGGCGGCGACGAAGTCGCGGATGGGCGCAGAGGAAAGCGTGCCTGCCTCTACCAGCTTCTCCATCGCCAGGCCCAGCGCGACGAACGCCCCGGTGATGGACGCGGTGCGCGTGCCGCCGTCGGCCTGGATCACGTCACAGTCCAAGGTGATGGTGCGTTCGCCCAAGCGCTTCAGGTCCACCACGGCACGCAGAGCGCGGCCGATCAGGCGCTGGATCTCATGCGTGCGTCCGCTCTGGCGCCCGCGGGAAGCTTCACGCGGCGTGCGGGTAAGAGTAGAGCGTGGCAGCATGCTGTACTCGGCGGTGATCCAGCCTTTGCCCGCGCCTTTGAGGAATGACGGGACAGATTCTTCCACCGTGGCGGTGCAGATCACGCGGGTGTTGCCGACCTCAATCAGCACAGAGCCTTCGGCCGTGGAGACGAAGTCAGGAACAATGTTCACCGGACGCAACTGCTCCGGAGCACGATTGTCAGAGCGGAAAACTATTTCTTTATTTTTTGACGTCATTTTTCAATATCAACCAGTTCAGCGTTGTCGATTGCACATCCCAGGAACCTGCCACCGAGGCGGCGAAATTTCTCCACCGAATCCGTGGTAAAGCACTGCAGACTGCCGGGCTGGCCCTGTCCGCGAGCGCGGCCTAGCTGCTCTACGACTGTGGCCGCGGTGGATTCAGCGGAATCCACAATCTCCACCTGCGCCGGCGCCACCCGCCGCAGCAGCGGGCGGATCAGAGGATAGTGCGTGCAGCCGAGCACCAGCACGTCGGCCCCCTGGGCGCCGTTCTTGAAGATGTCATCAATATAGATGTGGGCGACCTCTTCGGTCACCGGGTGCTCCACCCAGCCTTCTTCCACCAGCGGCACAAACAGCGGGCAGGCTTTTTCCACGGCTTCCATTCCGAACTGGTGCAGCGCGCGCTGGTAAGCGTGGCTGCTGACGGTGGCTTCGGTGGCGATGACCGCCGCCTTGCGCGTCTTGGAAATCTCTGACGCCCGCTGAGCGCCGGGTTCGATCACGCCGATCACCGGGACCTTGACGGCGGCGCGGATGTCGTCCAGCGCCAGCGCAGTCGCGGTATTGCAGGCCACCACCAGCATCTCAATCCCGCGCGATTCCAGGAAGTGCGCGCTGGCAATGGCGTATTTGGCCACGGTGCGGACAGACTTTGCGCCGTAAGGAAGATGCGCGGTGTCGCCGAAATAAAGATAGTCCGCTGCGGGCATGGCGTTGCGCAGCTCGCGCAGCACCGTCAGCCCGCCGAAGCCGGAGTCAAAAACGCCAATCATTGGTCGCGTCGGGCGCGTCACTATTGCAACTCCTTGGCCATCTCATGCACGGCGGCCGTCTGGTAGAACGACATCAGGTCCGCGTGGCCGGCCAGCGTTTCGCGCTCTTTGCCATCCACCAGGAACTTCACCTTGTTTACGCCGGGGACGTTGGCGCTGAGCGTCTCAATGAGCGAAGTCAGAGTCATCTCTTCCAGCAGAATTCCCGAGGGATGCCCGTCAGCAAACGCCGCGTTGGTGTCCACCACCAGGGAGTCATCGCTGAGAAGATAGACGTTGCGTATGTCCGCGCCTTTGGGCATGGGATGAGGCGACGGCCGCTGCAGATACTGAGCCAGAACGGCGCGCATGGCTTCACGCGCGCGCAAGCCGCGGCCGGCAGGCATGAAGATTTCGGTTTCGCGCCAGCGCAGGACCTGGTCGTCGTCGTAGGCCACTAGCACTCTGATTTTCTCCTGTGCTCCGGCCATCACGGGCGACATTGGGATTTCGGGCAGCCCCTGCGTGGTCAAAGCTTGTTCGCCGTGCTCCAGGCGGATAATGAAGACGCCGCTGATCAGCACGGCCGCCAGGAGAAACACAATCATGATCTGGAAATGGCGGGGAATCACGGACGCGCCCCCATCTGGCCGCGCATCTGGGCGATGCCGGAGGCAATCGCCGACGCGACCGCGTTGTGCCGCCGTTGACTCTCCAGGGAACGCAACTCGCCGCGTTCCGGCGCCAGTTCCACGGCGATGGCCGGCGCTACAATGTTATTCAACGGCCGCAAGGGCACGCGCAGCGTGGTCACGTCCAGGTTCTTTTTTTGCAGCTCGCGGGAAACGGCGCGCGCCAATGCCGTGCTGCGCTCCAGGGAAGATGCTTGCGCGGTCTCCCAGGACAGGAAGCGAATTTTTCCTTGCGTCGGCGGAGGAGCCGAGGCGGGCGTCGAAGCCAATAAGGGCGCGTACACGCGGACGCCTTTGCCCGGCAATCCGGCGTGCAGGGCAACGTAGATCCCGCCGTGCTGCTCGTTTGAAGCCTCGGCGCGGCGCTCCAGGCTGAGGCCGGCGTCTCCGTCGCGCAGCATGCGGACGGGGATGCCGCGGTCCTGCAATTCCCGGCGCAGGTCGCGCGCCAGGGCCAGAGTCACGTCTTTCTCATAGAACTTGGGAGCAAACACCACGCCGCGATCATCGCCGCCATGGCTGGCGTCAATCAAGACCACAAATTCCGGCTGCGTACGTTTCTGTTTTTCGTCTGAAGCCTGTTCTGGCTGGGATGCACCTGGGGACGCTGCGGGCGCGGGAGCCGGCTCTGCTGACTGGTCTTGGGCCGCGGCGTGCGCTGTCAAAAAAGATGCGGCGGGCGTCGCCGACAAAGCGGCAAAGCCCATCGGGACCACGAGCATGCAGAAAAAGCACACGGCGATCGGCGGCAGCGCGGGACCGCGGTTAATCCAGCGCATAGATGGTAAGCCCGCTGAGAAGCTTGGGATAAAAGTCGGTTGACTTCTGCGGCAGGACTTCTCCGGCAAACGCCATGCCGCTGACCTGGTCTATCCGCACCGGGTTGAGAAGAAATGCCACGTTGGCTCCCTGGCGCACCCAGGAAATAGCTTCAAAAGCGTCGCGTTCGTACTTGATGTTTTCCTGGTTGCGGACGGCCTCCTCGGAAATCCCCAGGATTCGCTCCAGCATGATCTTGTGCAGCTGCACCACGTCCAGCGCGCGTTGGCGCTCGGAGACGGTAGTCAGGGCGTCCAGCACCTCGTGTTTTTTTGCGCGCAGCAGATACGGGCCTTGCCGGGTGACGGCGACGAACGCAGTTCCGTCGCGCCCGGCTTCTTCCAGCACGGTAGTAGCGCTGCGGCTTTCTTTTTGCATATCAATGCGGTCAATCTCAAAGTAGCGGCGCGCGCCATCCAGCATCTGTTCGCGGTCAAAAGTGGGCAGCCCGTGGATGATGCGATGCGTGGGCAGGATTACCAGCCCGGGATCCTCCATGCGGACCAGGGTCATCATGACGAACTCGTGCGGCGCTTGCGGATCGGACTTGCCCGCTTTTTCCCGCTGTTCGTTTCTGTAAGCCAGCGCGGTTTCGTAGCGATGGTGGCCGTCGGCAATTAGTAACTTCTTATCGCGCATGCGTTCCTGCAGCGCGCCTACCAACGCGGGATCGGTGATGCGCCACACGCGATGCAGCACTTCGTATTCATCCAGAAGAGAAATGTCCGGATCTTCTTCCGCTTGCTTGGCCAGCAAGCCTTCCACTTCCGCCTGGGGATCGCTGTACAACATGAAGATCTGGCCAAAATGGGCGCGGGCGGCGCGCAACAGGTTCAAGCGGTCCTGGCGCGGCTTGGAGTGAGTTTGTTCGTGGCGAAAGACCACGCCTTCAGAGTAGTCGTACAGTCGGCCCAGCGCGATGATCCCGCGACGCTCGGCCAGTTCGGGAGTGCCGGGGAGGGTAAAGGTTTCCGCGTATAGA is drawn from Terriglobia bacterium and contains these coding sequences:
- a CDS encoding DUF1015 domain-containing protein, whose protein sequence is MAEILPFKALRYDPHQVKLEEVVTQPYDKITPEMQNRYYELSPHNLVRIILGKPGDTDTDLFNVYTRAAEYLHDWRSAGILKQDAEPALYLYAETFTLPGTPELAERRGIIALGRLYDYSEGVVFRHEQTHSKPRQDRLNLLRAARAHFGQIFMLYSDPQAEVEGLLAKQAEEDPDISLLDEYEVLHRVWRITDPALVGALQERMRDKKLLIADGHHRYETALAYRNEQREKAGKSDPQAPHEFVMMTLVRMEDPGLVILPTHRIIHGLPTFDREQMLDGARRYFEIDRIDMQKESRSATTVLEEAGRDGTAFVAVTRQGPYLLRAKKHEVLDALTTVSERQRALDVVQLHKIMLERILGISEEAVRNQENIKYERDAFEAISWVRQGANVAFLLNPVRIDQVSGMAFAGEVLPQKSTDFYPKLLSGLTIYALD